ATCACGCGTCGCTGGTGCATCTCGCTCCAGCGTCACGACGAGGGCAAGCTGCTCCACGGCTACGAGACCGGCGTTCTGGTCCGCTCCCCCGAGGGCGGGTACGCCGAGAAGCACCTCCCGCTCCCCGAGGGCAAGGCCTACACGCTCACCGCCCGCGACGACGACCCGACGCCGGAGACGGTCGAGGAGATCGACGCCTCGGGTGCCACGGGCCGCAGCGCGCGCCTGCGCAAGCTGCGGGCCAAGCTGGCGACCGTGTTCTTCGCGGACAACGTCCAGAAGCCCACGGCCGAGGAGCTGCACGAGGCCCAGCACCACGCGGAGCACGAGCTCCACGAGCTCGAGTCGCAGATCGCCGCCGGCCCCAACCGGCACGGTCCGGCAGAGCACTGATCAACCAGCACGACCGCAGCCGACCCCGGCGCCGCGTCATCGCGGCGTTCGGGGTCGCTGTGTTCCTGCTCTGCAGCCTGGGCGCACTGCACCCGCCCATCACCGGCGACGTGTGGTCGGCCGACCTCGGAGCGTGGCGTCTCGCGACCAGCGGGACACCGTGGGTCGACGGGGTCTCCCCCGACCAGCTGCCAGCGTGGCCCGGCGTCGACGACGTCGACAGCGACGCCCTGTGGACGGTGATCAACCCCGACAACGGGCACCGGGTCGTTGCTCGCAGCCCGGGAGCGATCCTCGCCGGCGTGCCCGCGTATGCGATCGCCGGCTGGTTCGACACCGACCGATCGGGCCGCTTCAGCGACGTTCCGGGATCTCTGTCCGCCTCCGCGCTGGTCGCTCTGACCGCCGCCCTGCTGCTCCTGGCCGCGTCCCGCCTGGTCCCGGGCCCGGTCGCCCTTGCCTGCACCGCGGCCCTCGCCGCCGGTACGCCGCTGTGGAGCATCGCCGGCAACGACCTCTGGCCGCACACGGTCGGAGTGCTCGGAATCGCCGGCATGGCCGCCGCGGCCGCGCGCGAGCGCTGGTGGCTCGCGGGGATCCTCGGGGGTGTCGCGCTCGTCGGCCGCCTCCACCTCGCCGTCGTCGTCGCCGTGCTCGGCGTCGGCGTAGCGCTCGCCCGCCGGCAGCCGGGTATCGCCGTCCGCATCGCCGTCGGCAGTCTCCCCTTCGTCCTGCTGAGCTCCGTCTGGGGGCACTGGCTGTACGGATCCTGGAGCCCCACCGCGGGCTACGCCGCGAGCAGCCTCAGCGCGTGGCCGGCCTCGCGCAGCTGGCCGGAGCGCGCCGCTGACGTCGCCGGCATCCTCATCTCCCCCGGCGTCGGCGTCCTGGTCTGGACGCCGTGCCTGCTCGTGCTCCTGCCGTTCCTCCGCGGCGCCTGGCGAGAAGCACCCGACTGGGTCCGGGCGCTCGCCGTCGGCGGTGCGGTGTATCTCCTGATCCAGGTGTATCTGAACCCGTTCCAGGGTGGCACGGGGTTCTGGGGCTACCGGCTCCCGCTGGAGACGCTGTGCGCGTGCTTCCCGCTCCTCGCGCTCGCCGCGGCGCGGCTCGGGCGGCGCGGCCGGACCGCGGCGGCCGTCCTGGTCGGGCTGCAGGTGGGCCTACTGGCCATCGGGGTCCTGTTCGGCGCCGCCTCGACCGACGGCGACGGCGACGGCTCCGCGTGGCGCTACAACCTCGCCCTGGACGCCCTGCGGGAGAACCCGCCCGCCTTCCTTGTCATCCTCGGCATCGGCGCCGGCGTGGCGTACCTCGCCGACCGGTGGACCGGGTCCGGACCGGCCGGGAGCGGTCGGCACCCGGCCTAGTCCCAACGGGCTAGGGCACCGCGGACTGTCGGCCACACTTGGGCGGGACGCATGTCGCGGAGCCGTCCTCATCACTAACCTCGTCGACGTGAGCACGTCCCCCGCCTTCGATCGCACCGTCGTCGTGGTGCCGATGTACGACGAGGCCGCCATGGTCGGGTCCGTGGTCACCGCTCTGCGCGAGGTCTTCCCGCACGTCGTGTGCGTGGACGACGGCTCCCGTGACGCGTCGGCGCAGGTCGCCCGGGAGGCGGGTGCGACGGTCCTGCGCCACCCGGTCAACCTCGGCCAGGGTGCGGCGCTGCAGACGGGCTTCGACTACGTGCTGCGCCACACCGACGCGACCCACGTCGTCACCTTCGACGCCGACGGCCAGTACCTCGTCGCCGACGCGGTCACGATGGTCGGCCTCGCCACGGACACCGGGACCGACATCGTCCTCGGCTCCCGCAACCTCGGTCGCACCGAGGGCCAGCCCCACGCCCGCCGCGTTCTCATGGCCGCGGCCCTGCGGTTCTCGCGCACCCTGACGGGCATCCGCCTGACCGACACCCACAACGGCCTGCGGGTGCTCAACCGCCGTGCCCTGGCCGCGATGAACCTGCGCCAGCGCGGCATGGCGCATGCTTCCGAGATCGAGTCCCGGATCGTCAGCGCCTCGCTCTCGTGGCGCGAGCACCCGGTCACCATGTGCTACTCGGACTACTCGCGCAGCAAGGGGCAGTCGAACCTCAACGCCCTGAACATCCTCTACGACCTCGCCAGCGACCGATTGCGATCACCGGCATGATCATCCGGATCTTCCTCATCGCGAGCATCGCCGTCGCGTCGTGGTGGCTGCTGCGCCACCCGACTGGCAACCGGCTCGCGCTCACCCGCCTTGCCGGGATGCTGGTCGCGGCCGCCGCGATCGTGAGCGTCCTGGCCCCCAGCCTGGTGTCCGACGTCGCTCACCGCGCAGGTGTCGAGGAGGGCCCGCACCTGCTGCTGTACCTCCTGATCGTCGTCTTCACGTTCACCTCGATCGCCCAGGCGATGCGGAACCGCGCGATCGAGCACCGCGTTGCCGAGCTGGCCCGCGCGCACGCCCTCCTGCAGGCGGCGTACGCCGAACGCTGTGACTCCGACGCCTAGCAACCTCCCGTCGGTCGAGTTCGTCCTGCCGTTCTACGGAGACCCGGACTACCTGGTCGAGGCGGTCGGCAGCATCCGCGCCCAGAGCGATCCCGAGTGGCGGTTGACCGTCCTCGACGACTGCTACCCCGATCCTGCGGCGAGCGCTGCCGTCGGCGACGGTGACCCACGGATCACCGTCGTCCGGCACCCCGCGAACATCGGCCTGAACCGCAACTTCCAGGCATCCCTCGACGTCGCCACGGCCGACTACGTGGTGTTCATGGGCGGCGACGACCGGCTGCTCCCCGGGTACGTCGCGAGGATGCGTGAGACGGCGCGACGCACCGGTGCGGACATGATCCAACCCGGCGTCGAGGTGATCGACGAGCACGGCGCCCCTCATCTCCCGTTGGTCGATCGCGTCAAGCGCCTCCTGCGCCCCTCCCACCGCGACGTACGTGTCCACTCCGGCCAGCGGGCCTCCGTCCGTCTCCTCACCGGCAACTGGACGACCTTCCCGGCCATCGCGTGGCGCAGGGAGGTAGCACAGGCGATCGGCTTCCGCCCCGGCTACGACATCGTCGTCGACCTGGCCCTGCTCCTCGACGTGCTCGCCGACCGCGGCACCCTCGCTGTCGATCCTGCTGTCACCTTCGAGTACCGCCGGCACTCCGCCTCCGTGTCGTCGGTGCAGGCGGAGTCCGGCACCCGCTTCGACGAGGAGGCGGCGTTCCTCGACCTGATGGCGCGCGACTACCGGCGCCGTGGCTGGCACGTCGCGGCCGCCGCAGCCAAGCTCCGCGTGACCCCGAGGTTGCACGCGCTCCTGGCCCGCCACCGTCGACGGCCGCTGGCCCGGCCCGACGCTCTCAGCTGAG
The genomic region above belongs to Nocardioides sp. QY071 and contains:
- a CDS encoding DUF2304 domain-containing protein, which codes for MIIRIFLIASIAVASWWLLRHPTGNRLALTRLAGMLVAAAAIVSVLAPSLVSDVAHRAGVEEGPHLLLYLLIVVFTFTSIAQAMRNRAIEHRVAELARAHALLQAAYAERCDSDA
- a CDS encoding glycosyltransferase family 2 protein, whose protein sequence is MTPTPSNLPSVEFVLPFYGDPDYLVEAVGSIRAQSDPEWRLTVLDDCYPDPAASAAVGDGDPRITVVRHPANIGLNRNFQASLDVATADYVVFMGGDDRLLPGYVARMRETARRTGADMIQPGVEVIDEHGAPHLPLVDRVKRLLRPSHRDVRVHSGQRASVRLLTGNWTTFPAIAWRREVAQAIGFRPGYDIVVDLALLLDVLADRGTLAVDPAVTFEYRRHSASVSSVQAESGTRFDEEAAFLDLMARDYRRRGWHVAAAAAKLRVTPRLHALLARHRRRPLARPDALS
- a CDS encoding glycosyltransferase family 2 protein, with translation MSTSPAFDRTVVVVPMYDEAAMVGSVVTALREVFPHVVCVDDGSRDASAQVAREAGATVLRHPVNLGQGAALQTGFDYVLRHTDATHVVTFDADGQYLVADAVTMVGLATDTGTDIVLGSRNLGRTEGQPHARRVLMAAALRFSRTLTGIRLTDTHNGLRVLNRRALAAMNLRQRGMAHASEIESRIVSASLSWREHPVTMCYSDYSRSKGQSNLNALNILYDLASDRLRSPA